A window of the Dryobates pubescens isolate bDryPub1 chromosome 36, bDryPub1.pri, whole genome shotgun sequence genome harbors these coding sequences:
- the LOC128898952 gene encoding gametocyte-specific factor 1-like, which translates to MELQEGFDKGQLAQLPEVTALPGGCSAAPSRAGGANQGWLLSVLPDAQDPERLLQCPYNKQHQIRACRFPYHLVKCRKSHPEVAKQLATCPFSARHLVPQPGLGDHILSCPDRGLVEQDIVHQPWGSQRMAVSTWQAPPCEEDWEAELQEEPESLFIWGETKAGISRATSAEKSQLPSRLRAPRSSPFPQVPWKSCKQPGSGLGTATSALVTAAGSSGSSSTGCPPLPGQEGGGGRVQQQLLREVAAEAILCQLAPGALVVSTHLTGPRRSSQSGTSSGGSWKQILDP; encoded by the exons ATGGAGCTGCAAGAAGGCTTCG ACAAAGGGCAGCTGGCTCAGCTTCCCGAggtcacagccctgcctggggggtgctctgctgccccttcccgTGCTGGTGGTGCTAACCAGGGCTGGCTTCTCTCTGTCCTGCCAGATGCTCAGGATCCAGAGCGGTTGCTGCAGTGCCCTTACAACAAGCAGCATCAGATCAGAGCCTGTCGCTTCCCCTACCACCTGGTGAAGTGCAGGAAG agccacccCGAGGTGGCCAAGCAGTTGGCCACCTGCCCCTTCAGCGCTCGCCACCTGGTGCCGCAGCCAGGCCTCGGAGACCACATCCTGAGCTGCCCTGACAGAGGCCTTGTGGAGCAAGACATAG tgcATCAGCCCTGGGGCTCCCAGAGGATGGCTGTCAGCACGTGGCAGGCACCACCGTGTGAGGAGGACTGGGAagcag agctgcaggaggagccagAGTCTCTCTTTATCTGGGGTGAGACCAAGGCTGGCATCAGCAG GGCCACCTCTGCAGAGAAgagccagctgcccagcagactTCGTGCCCCCAGGAGCTCCCCAttcccccaggtgccatggaaAAGCTGTAAGCAGCCTGGGAGTGGCCTTGGCACTGCCACTTCTGCACTGGtgacagctgctggcagctctggctccagcagcactggctgcccaccgctgcctgggcaggaggggggtgggggtagggtgcagcagcagctgctgagggaggttgCTGCTGAGGCCATCCTCT GCcagctggcacctggggccCTGGTGGTATCCACCCACTTGACGGGGCCCAGGCGGTCGTCCCAGTCAGGGACCTCCTCTGGGGGCAGCTGGAAGCAGATCCTGGACCCCTGA